The following coding sequences are from one Eucalyptus grandis isolate ANBG69807.140 chromosome 11, ASM1654582v1, whole genome shotgun sequence window:
- the LOC104426629 gene encoding LOW QUALITY PROTEIN: uncharacterized protein LOC104426629 (The sequence of the model RefSeq protein was modified relative to this genomic sequence to represent the inferred CDS: inserted 1 base in 1 codon), whose translation MSSPDHFDDYSPSATTALFXRPSPLLRGPLPAAPADDPSSGPFVLAFRDLGSWSAALASSKSKIVEQCEEGARIGCAVAASRSCAPPWWAPLAGRKADPKQREECEAREMESCLVAAKEKCAGFAADKCAEPFMGARVAVADERVASERAVVGRLISRACLAGKSESFDLGWFGELGLDDLVKCGRGGVSYVKASELVGRKTDFSGSD comes from the exons aTGTCGTCGCCGGACCACTTCGACGACTACTCGCCGTCGGCCACCACCGCCCTCT CCCGCCCCTCCCCTCTCCTCCGCGGCCCCCTCCCCGCCGCCCCGGCCGACGACCCCTCCTCCGGTCCCTTCGTCCTCGCCTTCCGCGACCTCGGTTCCTGGTCCGCCGCCCTCGCCTCCTCCAAGTCCAAGATCGTCGAGCAGTGCGAGGAGGGCGCCCGGATCGGCTGCGCGGTCGCCGCGTCCCGGAGCTGCGCGCCCCCGTGGTGGGCCCCGCTCGCCGGCCGGAAGGCCGACCCGAAGCAGAGGGAGGAGTGCGAGGCGCGCGAGATGGAGTCCTGCCTCGTCGCGGCGAAGGAGAAGTGCGCCGGCTTCGCGGCGGACAAATGCGCGGAGCCGTTCATGGGCGCGAGGGTCGCCGTCGCTGACGAGAGGGTGGCGAGCGAGAGGGCGGTGGTTGGGCGGCTGATTTCGCGGGCGTGTCTGGCTGGTAAGAGCGAAAGTTTCGATTTGGGATGGTTTGGCGAGTTAGGTTTGGACGATTTGGTGAAATGCGGACGTGGCGGTGTGAGTTATGTGAAGGCTAGTGAACTGGTGGGGAGGAAGACTGATTTTAGTGGAAGTGATTGA
- the LOC104426630 gene encoding pentatricopeptide repeat-containing protein At3g63370, chloroplastic — MAASIPTPSPCLHTSSASSRRPLSGQPRAQPPPKIPGLVISPRRPPSFQETYARGCLNAAASESLSSLMTHNPSARGVTPAEAFSRILELCAAKEALAEGRQVHAHLAKSGYFGHPVFLSTKLVFMYGRCGSRRSAEKLFDGMRERTVYTWNAMIGAYLADEDPAASLELYRDMRVSGPPLDSRTFPSVLKACALLGDRRSGAEIHGFAVKCGLASVLFVVNSLVAMYAKCDDLDGARQVFDSIDVKEDLALWNSMISAYSASGRSLEALFLLRGLKGRGLVMNTYTMVAALQACQYVDYQKLGMEIHAAVLKSGYEIDVHVGNALIAMYARCGEMNGAARVFFNLVDRDSVSWNSMLSGFVQNGLHSEALQLFRDMQDFNQELDTVSIMGILAASGRLANLLHGTAGHGYVIRRGLDTDLQVGNTLMDMYAKCRRPRLMGKVFYSMPVKDIISWTTIIAGYSQNDCHMDALKCFREVQMEGMDVDKMMIGSVLLACVGSKSLRHVKEIHSFMLRKGLSDLALQNRIVDAYGACGHTDYASRAFELIENKDIISWTSLISCYVHNGLAQEAFQVFLEMKEAGIEADYVTLVSVLSAAADLSLLQKGKEIHGSIIRRGFILEGSVSTSLVDMYACCGDLENACKVFSSIDRKELSLWTTMIYANGMHGRGMVAIDLFKRMIDTNLVPDHITFLAILYSCSHSGLIDEGKTFFTSMQHDYQLEPWSEHYACLVDLLGRANRLDEAYEFIKSMPIEPTAEVWCSLLGACRVHSDKRLGEIAVHKLLELNPDRTGNFVLMSNILAANGRWKDVKEMRMRMKGIGLKKMPGCSWIELRNKIHSFVAGDKSHPQSDEIYRKLAEVTDKLAQEGGYVAQTRFVLHDVGEEEKLQMLYGHSERLAIAYSLLESSGETPIRVTKNLRVCGDCHTFCKLVSKCFGQELIVRDASRFHHFNHGVCSCGDFW, encoded by the coding sequence ATGGCCGCGTCGATCCCAACCCCGTCCCCTTGTCTCCACACCTCGTCGGCCTCGTCGCGCCGCCCTCTCTCGGGGCAACCCCGGGCGCAGCCTCCTCCGAAGATCCCCGGGCTCGTCATCAGCCCACGACGGCCTCCTTCTTTCCAAGAAACCTACGCGCGAGGCTGCCTCAATGCAGCAGCCTCCGAGTCCCTGAGCAGCCTCATGACCCACAACCCGAGCGCACGCGGAGTTACCCCGGCCGAGGCCTTCTCGCGGATTCTCGAGCTCTGTGCCGCGAAGGAGGCTCTCGCGGAGGGCCGACAGGTCCATGCCCATCTGGCGAAGTCCGGCTATTTCGGCCACCCGGTGTTCTTGAGCACCAAGCTCGTGTTCATGTACGGGAGGTGCGGCTCGCGCCGGAGTGCGGAGAAGTTGTTTGACGGAATGCGTGAGCGAACGGTTTACACCTGGAATGCCATGATTGGAGCGTATCTGGCTGATGAGGACCCTGCGGCTTCTCTCGAACTGTACAGAGATATGCGGGTTTCGGGTCCGCCTCTCGATTCCCGTACTTTTCCTTCGGTACTGAAAGCTTGCGCTTTGCTTGGAGATCGCCGCTCTGGAGCCGAGATTCATGGCTTTGCTGTTAAATGTGGGCTTGCTTCTGTTTTATTTGTTGTGAATTCGCTGGTCGCGATGTATGCGAAGTGCGATGATCTTGATGGGGCGAGGCAAGTGTTCGACAGCATCGATGTTAAAGAGGATCTTGCTCTGTGGAATTCTATGATTAGCGCATATTCAGCCAGTGGTAGGTCCCTGGAGGCGTTGTTTCTTTTAAGAGGGCTAAAAGGTCGTGGTCTTGTGATGAATACATACACCATGGTTGCAGCTTTGCAGGCCTGCCAATATGTGGACTACCAAAAGCTTGGCATGGAGATCCATGCTGCTGTCTTAAAATCTGGTTATGAGATCGATGTACACGTAGGCAATGCCTTGATTGCTATGTATGCAAGATGTGgtgaaatgaatggagctgCTCGTGTGTTCTTTAATTTAGTGGACAGAGATTCTGTATCTTGGAATTCAATGCTTTCTGGTTTTGTGCAGAATGGTCTGCACAGCGAGGCATTGCAGTTATTCCGTGATATGCAGGATTTTAATCAAGAACTGGACACTGTTTCTATCATGGGGATTCTTGCGGCATCTGGTCGACTGGCGAATTTGTTACATGGAACGGCAGGACATGGTTATGTCATACGGAGGGGTCTAGATACTGATCTGCAGGTTGGGAATACACTTATGGACATGTATGCGAAGTGCCGTAGGCCACGGCTCATGGGCAAGGTTTTTTATAGTATGCCTGTGAAGGACATAATCTCTTGGACAACAATTATTGCAGGCTACTCCCAAAACGATTGTCATATGGATGCTCTGAAGTGTTTCAGAGAAGTCCAGATGGAAGGGATGGATGTCGACAAAATGATGATAGGAAGCGTTCTTCTGGCTTGTGTGGGGTCGAAATCTCTTCGCCACGTGAAAGAAATTCATAGTTTCATGCTAAGAAAAGGTCTATCTGACCTTGCTCTGCAGAATAGAATTGTTGATGCATATGGAGCATGTGGCCACACAGATTATGCATCTCGAGCTTTTGAGCTTATTGAAAACAAGGATATTATATCTTGGACAAGCCTAATCTCTTGCTATGTGCATAATGGGCTAGCTCAGGAAGCTTTTCAAGTCTTTCTTGAAATGAAAGAAGCTGGAATTGAAGCTGATTATGTTACGCTTGTAAGTGTACTCTCAGCAGCTGCTGATTTATCTCTCTTgcagaaaggaaaggaaattcaTGGATCAATTATTAGGAGAGGCTTCATCTTGGAAGGGTCTGTTTCAACCTCTCTAGTAGATATGTATGCTTGCTGTGGGGACCTAGAAAATGCATGCAAGGTGTTTTCATCTATTGACAGAAAAGAATTAAGCCTGTGGACCACAATGATATATGCAAATGGAATGCATGGCCGTGGAATGGTGGCCATTGATTTATTCAAAAGGATGATTGACACTAACCTTGTTCCTGATCATATCACGTTTTTGGCCATTCTTTATTCATGTAGTCATTCTGGGTTGATTGATGAAGGCAAAACATTCTTTACATCTATGCAACATGATTATCAGTTGGAGCCATGGTCCGAGCACTATGCCTGTTTGGTTGACCTTCTTGGCCGTGCAAACCGCTTAGATGAAGCTTATGAATTTATCAAAAGCATGCCAATTGAACCGACAGCTGAGGTTTGGTGTTCTCTACTTGGGGCTTGTCGAGTTCACTCAGATAAAAGGCTGGGAGAAATTGCTGTGCATAAACTTCTAGAATTAAATCCAGACAGAACTGGAAATTTTGTCCTGATGTCCAATATCCTTGCTGCAAATGGTAGATGGAAAGATGTTAAAgaaatgagaatgagaatgaaGGGAATTGGATTGAAGAAAATGCCAGGCTGCAGCTGGATTGAGCTTCGGAACAAGATACATTCATTTGTAGCAGGGGATAAGTCTCACCCACAGTCGGATGAGATTTATCGGAAGCTAGCTGAAGTTACTGATAAATTAGCTCAAGAAGGTGGTTATGTGGCTCAAACCAGGTTTGTCTTGCATGATgtgggagaggaagagaaacttcaGATGCTTTATGGGCATAGTGAAAGGCTTGCCATTGCTTACAGTCTGCTAGAGAGTTCTGGAGAAACCCCTATCAGAGTCACTAAAAATCTTCGGGTTTGTGGTGATTGTCATACTTTCTGCAAGCTTGTTTCAAAATGCTTTGGACAAGAACTCATTGTGAGGGATGCTAGTAGATTTCACCATTTTAATCATGGGGTCTGCTCCTGTGGAGACTTTTGGTAA